A stretch of the Aggregicoccus sp. 17bor-14 genome encodes the following:
- a CDS encoding LytTR family DNA-binding domain-containing protein, with amino-acid sequence MTLRVLIADDELLARRRLHRLLGALPDVEVVGECGDGKEVLARVHQGGVDVVLLDIHMPHLSGMEAMRLFPADGPYVIFCTAHPDHAVQAFDSGAVDYVLKPLEPARLQKALERARSRDAQRRFEAERARHRPGAAATAPPALERLPIPTRQGIVLVDPRQVTHLQLGDGLVTVFTLTGQYLSDASLQELQARLPPTFERVHRRALLNLEQVRQLEPLETGGYIARTVQGHAVEVSRQSARELRRRLGLRRGPDDEP; translated from the coding sequence ATGACCCTGCGCGTGCTCATCGCGGACGACGAGCTGCTCGCGCGCCGGCGCCTGCACCGGCTGCTCGGCGCGCTGCCGGACGTGGAGGTGGTGGGCGAGTGCGGCGACGGCAAGGAGGTGCTCGCGCGCGTGCACCAGGGCGGCGTGGACGTGGTGCTCCTGGACATCCACATGCCCCACCTCAGCGGCATGGAGGCGATGCGCCTGTTCCCCGCGGACGGGCCCTACGTCATCTTCTGCACCGCGCACCCGGACCACGCGGTGCAGGCCTTCGACTCGGGCGCGGTGGACTACGTGCTCAAGCCGCTGGAGCCCGCGCGGCTGCAGAAGGCGCTGGAGCGCGCGCGCAGCCGCGACGCCCAGCGCCGCTTCGAGGCGGAGCGCGCGCGCCACCGGCCGGGCGCCGCCGCTACCGCGCCCCCCGCACTCGAGCGCCTGCCCATCCCCACCCGCCAGGGCATCGTGCTGGTGGACCCGCGCCAGGTGACGCACCTGCAGCTGGGAGATGGGCTGGTGACGGTGTTCACGCTCACCGGGCAGTACCTCAGCGACGCCAGCCTGCAGGAGCTGCAGGCGCGGCTGCCCCCCACCTTCGAGCGCGTGCACCGGCGCGCCCTGCTCAACCTCGAGCAGGTGCGGCAGCTCGAGCCCCTGGAGACCGGCGGCTACATCGCGCGCACGGTGCAGGGGCACGCGGTGGAGGTCTCGCGCCAGAGCGCGCGCGAGCTGCGGCGCAGGCTGGGGCTGCGCCGTGGGCCTGATGACGAGCCCTGA
- a CDS encoding pirin family protein yields the protein MSVERSEGSDVVRSVSALGMPWRTPSPFLFCVHHDDAFPPGNEHFGPAASLEGRDLGQDFEGKDGWRMYHGEVVPGFPHHPHRGFETVTIVREGLLDHADSLGAAARFGGGDVQWLTAGKGINHSEMFPLLNREKPNPVELFQIWLNLPRKSKMVEPYFSMLWRERIPRQVFRDEAGRSTEVVVVAGGLEGLKGLPPPPDSWASQPGSDVAIWTLKLAPGARWTLPPAPAGVNRTLYFFKGGALRIGGRDIPPSHAVELRADAPAALEAGPEEVELLMLQGRPIAEPVVQYGPFVMNSREEIQQAFADYQRTQFGGWPWDSSDPVHPLSEGRFARHADGHIERPG from the coding sequence ATGAGCGTGGAGCGAAGCGAGGGCAGTGACGTGGTGCGGTCGGTGAGCGCGTTGGGCATGCCCTGGCGCACGCCCAGCCCCTTCCTCTTCTGCGTGCACCACGACGACGCCTTCCCGCCGGGCAACGAGCACTTCGGGCCGGCGGCCTCGCTGGAGGGGCGCGACCTGGGCCAGGACTTCGAGGGCAAGGACGGCTGGCGCATGTACCACGGCGAGGTGGTGCCGGGCTTTCCGCACCACCCGCACCGCGGCTTCGAGACGGTGACCATCGTGCGCGAGGGGCTGCTGGACCACGCGGACTCGCTGGGGGCTGCGGCGCGCTTCGGCGGCGGCGACGTGCAGTGGCTCACCGCCGGCAAGGGCATCAACCACTCGGAGATGTTCCCGCTGCTCAACCGCGAGAAGCCGAACCCCGTGGAGCTGTTCCAGATCTGGCTCAACCTCCCGCGCAAGAGCAAGATGGTGGAGCCCTACTTCTCCATGCTCTGGCGCGAGCGCATCCCGCGCCAGGTGTTCCGGGACGAGGCCGGCCGCAGCACCGAGGTGGTGGTGGTGGCGGGAGGCCTCGAGGGGCTCAAGGGCCTGCCGCCCCCGCCCGACTCCTGGGCCTCGCAGCCGGGCTCGGACGTGGCCATCTGGACGCTGAAGCTCGCGCCCGGCGCGCGCTGGACCCTGCCGCCCGCGCCCGCCGGGGTGAACCGCACCCTCTACTTCTTCAAGGGCGGCGCCCTGCGCATCGGGGGCCGGGACATCCCGCCCTCGCACGCGGTGGAGCTGCGCGCGGACGCGCCCGCGGCACTGGAGGCAGGTCCGGAAGAGGTCGAGCTGCTGATGCTGCAGGGGCGCCCCATCGCCGAGCCGGTGGTGCAGTACGGGCCCTTCGTCATGAACTCGCGCGAGGAGATCCAGCAGGCCTTCGCCGACTACCAGCGCACCCAGTTCGGCGGCTGGCCCTGGGACTCGAGCGACCCGGTGCACCCGCTGTCCGAAGGGCGCTTCGCGCGCCACGCGGACGGGCACATCGAGCGGCCGGGCTAG